In the Acropora muricata isolate sample 2 chromosome 10, ASM3666990v1, whole genome shotgun sequence genome, one interval contains:
- the LOC136931046 gene encoding uncharacterized protein isoform X1, with protein MGSSFATSVLWFALVSFFWTADSSPEMQGVFQNLGNKKTQRFPVYKAVKGFDVFLRFSASKCTGQLVEITSRDNKEFLRITLLEVGPIRFSFNTYRGRGQLEFGMPKKGSFCDGKRHVLALNIYRGVVFYYVDRSSPARFYVSRLAAPFSSPDKIVLGRGLEGCVSGATVINRFSKTGEHRIMSSGECALRAETTLRPTTVPTTSRPDLTSIVMARKVAASQHSPNPKCEPLPFDACKGLGYSHTQFPNILKHKTTNKAETELKTLLSKLQPKCSLNLIPFLCHLFFPPCPLPQIPTPPCRSLCKSVVEDCSLLGVKDTWSRYVSCEHFPRVDDKKQCFSGDKKVAARRTTVIEGSTEKKNNLTETTSLLASKRLQGKHARFPKPVLPMTASVNKIKTKGKGIEQTPSKEVQGTLTKSASPSKTVPPSTISAETRMSDHLTNATQSPEKAQSYSQKAASVTKPVLSSKVSTVTTINTTQSLQKAQSYSQKVASVTKPVLSSKLSAVTTINTTQFPQKAESYSQKAASITKPVLSSKVSAVTSIDDATSLPNLAKEYSTKHVPLSESVQHTTASTDTTINEQQRNVSSHNHGSTSKPLEPSTIQINSTRTTGQPRTEIVNENVNTTGFRPENMTTYSRSLFEAGRCGKLLGSSEGQFTSPGYPGEYPPSTTCKWLISLSQEYQEIIFTFHSVFLEEDRNCVYDYIAVYDVLENQVGERYCGSITRPINKHVRGNVAVVIFRSDSTNSKKGFSLSYKASKSRIPPEINT; from the exons GATCATCATTTGCAACATCTGTTTTATGGTTTGCACTAGTAAGCTTCTTTTGGACTGCTGACAGCTCTCCAG AAATGCAAGGTGTATTTCAGAACTTGGGAAACAAGAAAACACAACGATTTCCAGTTTACAAAGCAGTCAAAGGTTTCGATGTCTTCTTGAGGTTCTCTGCGTCAAAATGCACAGGGCAACTAGTGGAGATAACTAGCAGAGATAACAAGGAATTCTTGAGAATTACGCTCCTTGAAGTTGGTCCCATTCGTTTCTCATTCAATACCTACCGTGGTAGGGGACAGTTGGAATTTGGTATGCCAAAGAAAGGCAGCTTCTGTGACGGAAAAAGGCATGTTTTAGCGTTAAACATATATCGAGGCGTCGTTTTTTATTACGTGGATCGGTCGTCACCGGCGAGATTCTACGTCTCAAGATTAGCGGCACCTTTTTCGAGCCCAGACAAGATTGTTCTGGGTAGAGGCCTCGAGGGATGCGTGTCTGGTGCTACTGTGATCAACCGATTCAGCAAGACAGGAGAGCACCGAATTATGTCATCCGGTGAATGTGCTCTCAGAG cagaaaCTACCTTGCGACCCACCACTGTTCCGACTACCTCAAGGCCAGACTTGACCTCTATCGTGATGGCAAGAAAGGTAGCAGCTTCCCAGCACTCGCCCAATCCAAAATGCGAACCATTGCCATTCGACGCTTGTAAAGGTCTTGGCTACAGTCATACCCAGTTTCCGAATATACTCAAGCACAAGACAACTAACAAGGCCGAAACTGAACTAAAGACGCTTCTATCAAAGCTACAACCCAAGTGCTCTCTTAATCTCATTCCATTTTTGTGCCATCTGTTCTTTCCTCCATGTCCTCTGCCCCAGATCCCCACTCCACCTTGTCGTTCCCTTTGTAAGAGTGTGGTCGAGGACTGTTCTCTGCTTGGCGTCAAGGACACATGGTCCCGATATGTGAGCTGTGAACACTTCCCACGGGTCGATGATAAGAAACAGTGTTTCTCAGGTGACAAGAAAGTCGCTGCGAGGAGAACCACTGTGATAGAGGGGTCGACTGAGAAGAAGAATAACCTCACTGAAACTACCTCGTTACTGGCGTCAAAGAGACTACAAGGAAAACACGCTCGATTTCCGAAACCAGTGCTCCCGATGACAGCGTCGGTTAACAAGATCAAAACCAAAGGTAAAGGAATCGAACAAACTCCTTCAAAAGAAGTACAAGGCACCTTGACAAAATCTGCTTCTCCATCAAAAACAGTACCTCCCTCGACAATTTCTGCCGAAACAAGAATGAGTGACCACCTTACAAATGCCACACAGTCCCCGGAAAAGGCACAAAGCTACTCACAGAAAGCCGCTTCTGTCACAAAACCAGTTCTCTCCTCAAAAGTTTCTACTGTGACAACAATAAATACAACACAGTCCCTGCAAAAGGCACAAAGCTACTCACAGAAAGTCGCTTCTGTCACAAAACCAGTTCTCTCCTCAAAACTTTCTGCTGTGACAACAATAAATACAACACAGTTCCCGCAAAAGGCAGAAAGCTACTCACAGAAAGCCGCTTCTATCACAAAACCAGTTCTCTCATCAAAAGTTTCAGCTGTGACATCAATAGATGATGCAACGAGTCTCCCGAACCTGGCAAAGGAGTACTCGACGAAACACGTACCTTTGTCAGAATCAGTGCAGCACACAACCGCTTCAACAGACACAACTATAAACGAGCAACAAAGAAATGTATCGAGCCATAATCATGGCTCAACTTCAAAACCACTGGAACCATCAACAATTCAGATTAACAGCACAAGAACAACAGGGCAACCACGAACTGAAATAGTGAACGAAAATGTCAACACGACGGGATTCCGACCCGAAAACATGACGACCTATTCGCGTTCATTATTTGAAGCAG GGAGATGCGGCAAATTGCTGGGGTCTTCAGAGGGACAATTCACATCACCTGGTTACCCTGGTGAATATCCCCCAAGCACAACATGTAAATGGCTGATTTCATTATCCCAAGAGTATCAAGAGATCATATTTACATTCCATAGTGTGTTCCTTGAGGAGGATCGAAATTGCGT gtacGATTACATAGCTGTCTATGACGTATTGGAGAACCAAGTTGGTGAGCGATATTGCGGTTCTATCACGAGACCCATCAATAAACATGTCAGAGGTAATGTTGCGGTGGTGATCTTCCGCTCAGACTCCACGAACAGTAAAAAGGGATTCAGTCTTTCTTACAAAGCAAGCAAAAGCCGCATTCCACCCGAAATAAACACGTAA
- the LOC136931046 gene encoding uncharacterized protein isoform X2 codes for MGSSFATSVLWFALVSFFWTADSSPEMQGVFQNLGNKKTQRFPVYKAVKGFDVFLRFSASKCTGQLVEITSRDNKEFLRITLLEVGPIRFSFNTYRGRGQLEFGMPKKGSFCDGKRHVLALNIYRGVVFYYVDRSSPARFYVSRLAAPFSSPDKIVLGRGLEGCVSGATVINRFSKTGEHRIMSSGECALRETTLRPTTVPTTSRPDLTSIVMARKVAASQHSPNPKCEPLPFDACKGLGYSHTQFPNILKHKTTNKAETELKTLLSKLQPKCSLNLIPFLCHLFFPPCPLPQIPTPPCRSLCKSVVEDCSLLGVKDTWSRYVSCEHFPRVDDKKQCFSGDKKVAARRTTVIEGSTEKKNNLTETTSLLASKRLQGKHARFPKPVLPMTASVNKIKTKGKGIEQTPSKEVQGTLTKSASPSKTVPPSTISAETRMSDHLTNATQSPEKAQSYSQKAASVTKPVLSSKVSTVTTINTTQSLQKAQSYSQKVASVTKPVLSSKLSAVTTINTTQFPQKAESYSQKAASITKPVLSSKVSAVTSIDDATSLPNLAKEYSTKHVPLSESVQHTTASTDTTINEQQRNVSSHNHGSTSKPLEPSTIQINSTRTTGQPRTEIVNENVNTTGFRPENMTTYSRSLFEAGRCGKLLGSSEGQFTSPGYPGEYPPSTTCKWLISLSQEYQEIIFTFHSVFLEEDRNCVYDYIAVYDVLENQVGERYCGSITRPINKHVRGNVAVVIFRSDSTNSKKGFSLSYKASKSRIPPEINT; via the exons GATCATCATTTGCAACATCTGTTTTATGGTTTGCACTAGTAAGCTTCTTTTGGACTGCTGACAGCTCTCCAG AAATGCAAGGTGTATTTCAGAACTTGGGAAACAAGAAAACACAACGATTTCCAGTTTACAAAGCAGTCAAAGGTTTCGATGTCTTCTTGAGGTTCTCTGCGTCAAAATGCACAGGGCAACTAGTGGAGATAACTAGCAGAGATAACAAGGAATTCTTGAGAATTACGCTCCTTGAAGTTGGTCCCATTCGTTTCTCATTCAATACCTACCGTGGTAGGGGACAGTTGGAATTTGGTATGCCAAAGAAAGGCAGCTTCTGTGACGGAAAAAGGCATGTTTTAGCGTTAAACATATATCGAGGCGTCGTTTTTTATTACGTGGATCGGTCGTCACCGGCGAGATTCTACGTCTCAAGATTAGCGGCACCTTTTTCGAGCCCAGACAAGATTGTTCTGGGTAGAGGCCTCGAGGGATGCGTGTCTGGTGCTACTGTGATCAACCGATTCAGCAAGACAGGAGAGCACCGAATTATGTCATCCGGTGAATGTGCTCTCAGAG aaaCTACCTTGCGACCCACCACTGTTCCGACTACCTCAAGGCCAGACTTGACCTCTATCGTGATGGCAAGAAAGGTAGCAGCTTCCCAGCACTCGCCCAATCCAAAATGCGAACCATTGCCATTCGACGCTTGTAAAGGTCTTGGCTACAGTCATACCCAGTTTCCGAATATACTCAAGCACAAGACAACTAACAAGGCCGAAACTGAACTAAAGACGCTTCTATCAAAGCTACAACCCAAGTGCTCTCTTAATCTCATTCCATTTTTGTGCCATCTGTTCTTTCCTCCATGTCCTCTGCCCCAGATCCCCACTCCACCTTGTCGTTCCCTTTGTAAGAGTGTGGTCGAGGACTGTTCTCTGCTTGGCGTCAAGGACACATGGTCCCGATATGTGAGCTGTGAACACTTCCCACGGGTCGATGATAAGAAACAGTGTTTCTCAGGTGACAAGAAAGTCGCTGCGAGGAGAACCACTGTGATAGAGGGGTCGACTGAGAAGAAGAATAACCTCACTGAAACTACCTCGTTACTGGCGTCAAAGAGACTACAAGGAAAACACGCTCGATTTCCGAAACCAGTGCTCCCGATGACAGCGTCGGTTAACAAGATCAAAACCAAAGGTAAAGGAATCGAACAAACTCCTTCAAAAGAAGTACAAGGCACCTTGACAAAATCTGCTTCTCCATCAAAAACAGTACCTCCCTCGACAATTTCTGCCGAAACAAGAATGAGTGACCACCTTACAAATGCCACACAGTCCCCGGAAAAGGCACAAAGCTACTCACAGAAAGCCGCTTCTGTCACAAAACCAGTTCTCTCCTCAAAAGTTTCTACTGTGACAACAATAAATACAACACAGTCCCTGCAAAAGGCACAAAGCTACTCACAGAAAGTCGCTTCTGTCACAAAACCAGTTCTCTCCTCAAAACTTTCTGCTGTGACAACAATAAATACAACACAGTTCCCGCAAAAGGCAGAAAGCTACTCACAGAAAGCCGCTTCTATCACAAAACCAGTTCTCTCATCAAAAGTTTCAGCTGTGACATCAATAGATGATGCAACGAGTCTCCCGAACCTGGCAAAGGAGTACTCGACGAAACACGTACCTTTGTCAGAATCAGTGCAGCACACAACCGCTTCAACAGACACAACTATAAACGAGCAACAAAGAAATGTATCGAGCCATAATCATGGCTCAACTTCAAAACCACTGGAACCATCAACAATTCAGATTAACAGCACAAGAACAACAGGGCAACCACGAACTGAAATAGTGAACGAAAATGTCAACACGACGGGATTCCGACCCGAAAACATGACGACCTATTCGCGTTCATTATTTGAAGCAG GGAGATGCGGCAAATTGCTGGGGTCTTCAGAGGGACAATTCACATCACCTGGTTACCCTGGTGAATATCCCCCAAGCACAACATGTAAATGGCTGATTTCATTATCCCAAGAGTATCAAGAGATCATATTTACATTCCATAGTGTGTTCCTTGAGGAGGATCGAAATTGCGT gtacGATTACATAGCTGTCTATGACGTATTGGAGAACCAAGTTGGTGAGCGATATTGCGGTTCTATCACGAGACCCATCAATAAACATGTCAGAGGTAATGTTGCGGTGGTGATCTTCCGCTCAGACTCCACGAACAGTAAAAAGGGATTCAGTCTTTCTTACAAAGCAAGCAAAAGCCGCATTCCACCCGAAATAAACACGTAA